The following DNA comes from Lonchura striata isolate bLonStr1 chromosome 4, bLonStr1.mat, whole genome shotgun sequence.
tctgttctATAGTCTTCTGAGAGTTAGCTAGGGCACAGCTGTAAGGATACCTTAGTCCAAGACTCTTCCATGTGGGCAGGATAGGTGTGGATTGCTCTAAATGTTATTTCCAAGAGCTGCTTTCCAAAGTCGCATAACCAGACTTCTCAGCAACCCGGGTTGTGGGGAATTTTCAGATCATGCAATGAAGTGCAATTTTTATAGCCTGGAAAACATGAATCTAATTTCTTTAGGGCATTTGTGTTTGAAAAACTGCCTGTGACCATCAGCTCAAGCTATGATGCAAACTTTATAGAGATACACCTCATTATCCATTGGAGCACCCAAGTCCTTAAACAAGAACTTTGTGTGAGACCCAGCTGCTTTAAAGTCAATTGTGTTTCAGCATGAAGAATGCTTTGGTAAAAAAGGCTGCATGAAAGGTCCTGAATAGATTGCATAAAGAGCAGAAAAGTGATCACACTTCTTTTTAAAGTGACAAAATTGAGCTACTGAAGTATTTGACATGGACCATAGCTACAGTTAGTATGTGACTGATTATATGTCTTAAAATTTTTTACAATAAGAGTTAGctattttgctggtttttatgCTTTAATACTTAGTCCCTATCTGGGATTTACATGTTGTTCAAGGAAAAGATGGAATTTTTTGTTTACAGCAATGCAATGAAACTGAATTTCAGTTGACTTACCATAAATTTAGGGAAGTCAGCTGAGCTGGAAATATGCTGAGTTTCATAATTATACTGTGGTAAACTACTAGGATGTTGAACAGTAGTTTATCATTAGGAATCCTTTATCTGTGTGTACATCTCAAGGCAGATGATGATTAAGATATACTTTTATGTGTATAGACAGCAGCTGTGTAAGAGAAACCAGAAATACTAAGTTGTGGGCTGGTGATGTGCTGCATCTTACTGTGCTTTTTGAACAGTCTATTTATATATGGAATTAGTTGTTTAAAGAacatggaaaataataatataaaaatatttttctctgttgaacgttaaatttttaatagaaatgtaCTTCATGACAGAATGTTTAATTAgttaaaaatgtctttgatGAAAAGCAAGTCTGAATTTTGTGTCAGTTATAATTGACTTAgaataagagaaataaataatacaaatgaaatttgaaatacatttcaaatttatttgaaataaataatagaaatgaaattTGAATGGACATTACACCAACTTGatttctgcaaatatttcttttaaggAGTTTGCTTATATTGCTCAGTAAGTATTGGGAGCTATTAGCAAAGGTAAAATGTGAATGTGCACAACCTGTTGTGCTAAATGTTTGGTGTGGAAaggctttttcataagacttttttttggtaatggttttctttttctgtgaaattGTTTAGAGCATTGTTGACAACATGAAGAATAAGCATTATGATTTCTTGGATCACCGGAAGACTGACTTTGACCAAGACTATGAAGAGTTTTGCAGAGACATAAATGATCTTCATGTATGATACAattatacaaaatattttaatttattgagAAATCCTTACTATTCTTTCTGAGTTACCACAAAAAATGCAAATCTCAAAGTTTGCATTCTGAAATTGAAAAATTATTCCAATATATTTCCACTTTGAAGCTTCCATTTACTATCTTTCAGACTAGTTTAATGGAATGGGCCATTGAGGGCCTTCAGCAAAAGGATTTTTCATTACTGTATGCTGTCAAGAATAACAAAAATGGGTGATTTCATTGAGTGAATAGGAGTGTAGTACAAATAAGTCAGATAATTAACTTTCCAATAGTTCTGAAATCACAagatggggaaagaaaagggtatctgcagaagaaaaaaaaaagcttgtcATGCTTTGGTTGCCAGAGAGGTAAGCAAGCATTCTTTAAGGCCTCTCAACGTGGTGAAACATCGGAGGCTACAGAAGCTTTTCCTGGTTGCAGAGCTACAGAGTGaacttggaaagaaaatgccTCGAAAGTTGgctgtgttttgtttaattattttgggaagaaatgagTGGAAAAATAATACTTATTGAGATCAGTTTCACATCAACAAATTATCTTCTAATATATTGCATGTTAAACCCTGTCAAGTAATACTTGGCATATTTGATGTGTGTTTTAGGGACTTATCTGATGTAGAATTATTTACTCTCCTTCAGGATCAATTAAGGAGGTTCATGGACATCACCTTCGAAAGTATTCTGAACACTGAAAGGGCACTGAGTATGTTGCAGAAATTTGAAAGGTAATATGTCCTATTTAGATTTCTAAAACTCTGCCaggcaatgaaaataaaacattgagGATAGTGGAAAGGGCTGGGGGTGGGGGTGTgggtggggatggagggatagcagagcaggaggcattttcttaaatacaaaaaaaataaactcaacTTCTCTGGTCTCCCCTGTTCAGCCTTGTTAAGAGTTGTCTTAGTAGCTTGAATGAATAAAAGCCATAATTTTTTGCTTCAGAAACTGCAAAATATGAGTGGACTTTGAACTTCATCTTTCAAAACCAGCTGAAGTAAAGGAAAATTTTGTTAGCATATTTGCCTTAGCTTTATGCTTGAACAATGACATTAATTTGTTACCACAATGCAGTAAGAAGAgaataaaatgcttttattaaGAAACAGTGAAATTTGTCTTTCTAAATTAACATTGTTGCAAAACAGCCTTACTCTTTATTCTGTCAGGTTTTTTATTATAATCTGTTTAATAAAATAGACAGCTAGTGGTGAATTGGTTACAGTTTGCTGCATATAATTTCAGCCCAGTGTTTGAAAACAgtgacaaaacagaaaaagtgtAGACTTACTTGGAAACTTTTATCATCTGGTCTAGATCTTTGTTTTTTGGAGTCAGGTTGTGACAACATTTGTTCAAGCTGAAAACTCTGCTGCCAAAGTAGTTATTTTCTAAAGCATGCAAGGGAATCTGGAACAACTGTTTTCCAGCAATGCATTAGGAGGATTTCAGAAGTGTTGAAGgagttttttcattattatttttttctaagcaGATTGCAAATCCCAAATCTTGGCATTGATGAAAAgtatcagaaaatatttcaaaactatGGCCATGACATAGAAAGCGTCTGTAAGACTAGGCACAAGAAGGACCCTCCACTGGCTTGTAATCTGCCCCCAGTAGCTGACAAGATCTTGTGGGCACATCACCTATTCCATAGGATCAAGGAGCCCATGGTGACTTTCCAGAGACATCCAGCAGTTCTACAAACACCAGATGGCAAGAGCATAATCCGCAATTACAACAAAGTAGCAAAAGTTCTTGTGAAATTTGAGGTGATCTACCACAGGAAATGGCTTCAGCAGGTAAACCAGCTGATTTTGATTAAGATATtccttaaagagaaaaataaaaaatggtgtTATCCCTGGTTAGTAGCAGCATGTATGGTTAACCTAACTTATGATGACTCTCAAGTGAGGGATGAGCtaaaaaatgttgttttatgAGAAAGTGTTCCTGTTAAAAAAATAGAGCCTGTAGTATCTGTAGCTGATTTTAGGAACAACTGAAAGACCTTTCATTATAActaagaagttaaaaaaaaaaaaaatatatatatataatgaatATCTAGTGGTAGGTTTAGCTGCCCCTCTGTCTCTGCCACATTCTTCCAACTGGTGCAAGATAATGTCTGGGGAGAGAAGTTTTGTCAGCTGGTTGGCCAAAAGTGAAAACAGAcactgttggaactcaaaatgtccctcagacatttttggaggttccaggccctggttagaagcatttgagaccttggcaggcagctggaaacagctgtgattttgagtttgagccatggaatgatttaccaactttgcaggaagaacaagaagtcacaaaagtttagatattatagtagaagtagttacaaagtagagggtagaattttttagtgttgtacagggggggttttaacacctgtacagggcagtttttactttgtaggtgggggtcagaggttttaagatggacgTGATTTTTGGCCggtcctgtccttcctccttccacaggttggaggagagacttttccactacatggaacccctgaaccaggcctgGGTTCTGTCAAGACACAGAGGTTATCTGTGCAGTGGGCaatatgaattttattttgagtGGTAATCCATGGTTACATTCTGTAAATATACATGTAAAAAGCATCCAGTCTGAACAGATGATAGCATACTCAATGCACAAGTGGGCTTTGAGCCCCTTGTGGGTTAACCATAATAGGCAGCTAAGCACCACACAAATGTTCATTTGCTTCCTCCCATGCACCCCCAGTgagacagggaagagaaaaggaaaagcaaaagcaagaaaacttgTGGGTTAAGATAAGTTGTTTACTTAGTGAAGTAGAAGTGGAGAAAGAAAGTGTAAAGAAATTGCCTGCAGAGGCAATTTCTCACCATCTCCCATGAGTCAGACAATGTCTAACCAATTCCAGAGCAGATGGTGGCTAACCCATTCAAACCTCTGCCTTTCCCTTTTTATTGCTGAGAATGATGTCATATGGCAAGAAATATCCCTTTGCTTATTTTGTAGcatcctttttttatttcattacatCTGCCTGGTTttgtcccctcacagcctcctttgCACCCTTCATCCCCACTCCCAACCCCCAGTCTATTCCCTGTGTGAACAGAGTGAGAACAAGAGAAGGCCTTGATGCTGTGAAAGCACTGCTCAATCAAACGTCAGCCTTGTTTTGATAACAAATCTGATGATACCACATAAGctgctatgaagaaaattaaatgctgaCAGATAAGATTAACCCAATCAGAACCagtaaaagtaatttaatttcctaTTGAGAATTTTAGGACTCATGTGTGTGGGGGAAGGGGCAGGTGGGGGCTTGCCCTGGCAAGGCAGTGTACCTCACCCCTAGAGcctgtgtcccagccctgcagtggctACCAATCCCTGGCACACCAGAAGCACTGGTCCATGTCCACCTCTGAAGCCCCTAACCCAGCTCCTGAGTGGCCAAGTGACTGGAAATCCCAGCCAGGCGAAGGGCCTAGGAAGGCCAAAGGGTGTTTAAAGCTGAATATGAAGCTATCTGATGTCTTGACACTACTTTCTCTTGGAATTTCTATCTGAACACTGCTGTAACCCAGGAATTGATGGCTATATATATGCTATTCTGtgtattttctgtctttcttgaTCTTTCTTCTTCTAATTCCCTCTTCTTGGAATTTTTGGAGTAACTTAAAATGAAGTGGGCTTAGAATTTGAGAAGTTGGATGGCCAAGTTAATGTTTTAAGAAGTGTTTTATGTTGACTGAATATTGTACTAAACCTTTTGCCAAAGTTCTATGGTTGTCTAAAGTTGCTAATAaagtgttttttgttgttttgatctCTTGAGACAGTGTCAGTGTTTCTCCCATGTGTGTAACTCTGAATACATGAACAACCATAAGCCCTTTTTATGTGTCTTGCTGAATGAGTTGTTTGGGGCCTTACAGGCAGAACACTTTGTAGTCTGAATATTCTTCAGAGAACATGGTTTACTTTAAATTCTAAATCTCATTTGACTAATTTTACCCTCTTGGGTTTTGTACATAGAGCCTCTGACTACCTTTATATTATCAGATATAAAGGGACTTCAGGGACTATTTTAAAGGCTTGAAAACTCTGCAAGTTTCTACTATTGTTTTGGCATATTTTTCACCTCCAGTTTCTTTGTTGCCTTGTCGAAGAGCATCTTATAGGAAAAATTACCTCAGCTTTGCAAAGCTGAAAAAGAAGGATCAGAATCTCCAGTTTGTGGTTTTGAAGGTAGTTGGATACCTGTTAACGCATTTGCCTGTTGTTTTTGGAACTCAGGCATAGCTTTGGTACACTGTGGAAATTTCTGGTGCTGATAAACACCAATCTTCTCAAAGGTAGTCTTAGACCAGATCTGGGACCAGAGGTACCAGTTGCTTTTTCTCCAGTCTAAATATATTAGGTTTTCCCGATCCGTCCATTTTCACTCTTGCATTTGACATGCAGTGTGAAATGTTACCAGATTTGACAGATTTGGTGAAGAGTCACCAGATTTGATTGATTCTATAAGTGGGAATTTTTTGTGTCAATTTGGTATAGTAAACCAGGAGCAATGATTGCAATATTAGAGTACATAAAATATGCTGGATTGAAACCTAGTGCTGAATATATATTATTGATGATTAATCTGGAGTTGAGTGCAAGTTGGAAATCAAGGAACCTGAACAGTAGTACCTCAATTGTTGCTTCATTATACATTATGGTTCAGGTACATCATATCCAAAATCGGCACCCTTAACCTGCACATAGTTGGTGCTACTTCCTGGCAGTAATGAAGACCACTATTGTACTTAGAAagctatttaattttaatgcttATTCTGCTAACATagtgcggtggtgtgtttttctttcatttaatatttgttcaatatctgttcaccccccccatccctaatctcctcctctccccagttgtcaatcttccctagctctcccctaaccccctcatctccaagttgtcaatcctccctttccctgcccctttccctggaaccttccctgtcattcatcctagccccctcctctgcttccagagcattccctgtctatttagtgaggctcaacaccctattgaTTACTTTGTGCTATTCCACTCCCCTGCTTCCTCTGATAGGTTTGTCatatgttagttctgccctaaactcctcccctgctgttccctcattggttgctgttcctacacccgtctccctgaattcttgtataaaacctctgctcccgctcccgagggggtcttggggctcactgaataaaaccatcctgttcacccccaagtcccgtgttgCCTTTGTTTGTCCCCGTGCCAccaactgggacagcagagcttcccgggggagcggccgcccgttctcttccctctcgcagcccagcacggcaccgctcggggtgccACGGCGAGGGGAGTGCCTGCCGCGTCACAACAAatggtagcagaggatggttccctccttcgtcttttagaaaaaacgggcaaattcgtgggggcgcccgcctcacagaagaaggagggaagagggacaTCTGCGGCCGTGGCAACTCTGCCGGATGctaagaggagctgagcgccgagcaATAAGATTGAAGCTCCAGGACCTCTTCGTCCTCGCCACTGCGCTCTCTACCCGCCCTGGAGCAGCCGCGCTGCGGGGGCAGCCGAGCTGCAGAAGCTTTAAGCGGGAAGACTTACCCGAGGACAGAGTGTGGTTTGGCAGTGGCTCACGAGTTGAGCCTGAAGAAAGgcatctgcagcgagaccaccggaggcagatagtggccgaaaccaaggcttcggggacgagctTTGGTTTAACGAGAACACCTAAGCCTCTGGAAGGGCCAAACcgggaaggaacatccccagttttagcgcgacttttccatcgagtcgaggagaagattcaagccatctccgCCCGGGCCTGGAGGGTAAGGTGGGCTAGACGGGGTGGGGGCCGCCCCAACAGACGGCTGGGTTTGCCGCTTTTCTTTTTGCGTTTTAACCTCCGCCTGtgcccagactggggctgtatccctgcatgtccctggcaggcgggtgggttttctttttctggggggggttagcactgagtgctattcTTTGCCCAGTCTTGTGGCAACCCAGATTAGATCGCTTTTTCTTCCCCTCGAAAAtattgtcttctctatcctcccctccccattctgggctggacggagggggtagagAAGACACAAGTGGGACATTTAAAGGCGACACGTTAACTATGGGAGGGTTGTTAAAAGaggccctttacacccacgcattgcaccaacatccagctgcgtcgggcCCCCCTCCTGTACATTTCCCCTGttggcttctgtgaagctccctatgcccccatcccctcggactttcctaaacCTTTCCCTATgctcccttggggattgctgtggccgagccgccccaagtgccctgccggacactgctcaggccaagtgcagtgtacccggcaccccctcccaagatggcgctggccacgccacTTGGAACCCgttttcccgccttgacccttcttttccgcccttggtttcccgccagtcccatctCTCCCTCAATGGCTCTGCACCatccctgcacgaggctagtccctattgggggaggcggggttggatattcccccatccttcttctggctcttcctccGGGGGGAAGGATCGGGAGGGACCTTCTCCCGAGGAAATGGAGTTGAAACCCGGGACTGGGGATCCGTCATCTTGTTTTCCCCCTAAGATGGCTGCATCCTAGTCCCCCCccatcctattccttaatgtaccctacccaatgttcctttttatttaactacgaattcctctttttgcttttgattattttttgaataatctgtttgttgagttatattttatagaaagaaagatcatctcatttaattaatactcaagatattatgcGCACCTCTcaaacaaacattcaaattgGACAAACCACGTCACTGTTCGCTGACCTGGCTCTGCTTTGGGAATTTTAAGAAGCTAAACATCACAAGCGCCGTGACGAAGCAAgttctaaatcagatgaagtcacaaatcctgctgtactttgtacccttaatttggactttcgtttaggacaattttatatattccagatgaagtttttatatgtttcatgtGTTGTAAATATAATTAGTTTAtccttttttaatgtctttcgaTTTACGCCTTTTTTGTAATGTGTAATGTTATTATTTGAGTAGGAAAACATAtcaaaaaatctttcttttgactcctcctgtgtccccatTAGCCTAGAAAGGTCATTCCCAAAAGGGAATTTTATATTAAGCTGTTTTGTTGTAATTacaattaattcagtcttttctgatattttttgacttaaaggctgtgtttgtGACCATCATTGCTACAGGAATCACGTAGCTAGTGTATcacttcaggcttgctgcattgctgcgaggtttaaaaatttattagttatatttagttgatcttttattgtatttaattccaataattccatttaatcattttatttaaattggaTAGTTGtgattttaatcattctaattcaattttttagtttaatttctgttaactatttcattctatttcaatcaCCTGGTTTTTATCTGATTTCAATTCTATTTCAAttgtttcaattatttacattattttagattgttactcagagcagcaaagcagcaagttttgtgcagtcttgTGTCTGATTTAGGAGCAGTATAGCCAGCTAGAGTTCTAATATTGTCTCCAGCTTTCATACAGCCTGGTGTCCTTCCTGGCACTATGGCCACTCACCTCCAgccctctgctgccacaggccCGAGCACCACCCAGTCTCCTGCCAGCTACTGGCTCTGGGTTAATAGTTGAGCTGTAGCAGAAGTAGATTCAAATAAATAGGATTCCTAACTTCTACCTGTATGCAGCAGGTCCGGTTGAGGTATTTGAGGCATTTGAAAAGGCAAGGACGTTACTACCCTTCCAGCCCTATAAATGCAAtgatgtgtctttcatgtcctttaagtaatttgcaatgttatcatatgatcctgttgtattttgttaatgAAGCTTATATTATTTGTATgctataattttatattatttgcatgttttattaatttgcttaaaccacagaattcttccttttgtaaaaagaaagggggagatgcggtggtgtgtttttctttcatttaatatttgttcaatatctgttcaccccccccatccctaatctcctcctctccccagttgtcaatcttccctagctctcccctaaccccctcatctccaagttgtcaatcctccctttccctgcccctttccctggaaccttccctgtcattcatcctagccccctcctctgcttccagagcattccctgtctatttagtgaggctcaacaccctattgattactttgtgctattccactcccctgcttcccctgataggtttgtcatatgttagttctgccctaaactcctcccctgctgttccctcattggttgctgttcctataccccgcctcctgaattcttgtataaaacctctgctcccgctcccgagggggtcttggggctcactgaataaaaccatcctgttcacccccaagtcccgtgttgCCTTTGTTTGTCCCCGTGCCAccaactgggacagcagagcttcccgggggagcggccgcccgttctcttccctctcgcagcccagcacggcaccgctcggggtgccACGGCGAGGGGAGTGCCTGCCACGTCACAACACATAGGAAGTTCATATGTTTTCATGTGCTCTTCACAGAGAGCTGGTGCATATCCCTCATATTTGATGTAATGACTTGTAATGCTTCAGGAAGCCTTCTGCATTTGTTTAGTGTTTCTCTCTTGGACTCAGTTTCTTTTTTGATTCTGGTACTGAGCTGGATACCTGCATCATTCAAAGTAAATTGATGATAGTTTTCACTGCCTCATCTCATCTGTAAAGACTAAGGAGAATGTATGATTCTTGTGGGGCTGCATCTTCGGTGAGATGATATAGTCATCAGATTTTCTGACATGTACTGTGCCTTGATGGAGCAGTCAagcacattttcctttcatcttttctgaaataattataTCCCAGGCATCTCCCCTGAAGTGATGCATTCCTTTATGAGGTCCGAATAAGCTGAGTTCTGATTCTGATCTGTACTAATCTGTACTGATTTGTTGTTACCTGTCTGTTTTCTCCTGTAGCAGTCAAATCACACTTGGCAGCTATATAAACTTCCTGAGCCTGTTCCAACTTTATGCTCATTAGGTGGGAACAAAGGGAGGTGGATTTGAACAGAATTTCAAGTTTGAAACATAGACACATGTGAGAAGATTAAgctccagcacggtgtgggtggagggaggcagagatctctgaagcttgctcttggggaaagagatttattggggtgcaggaaggt
Coding sequences within:
- the LOC116183603 gene encoding dynein axonemal heavy chain 5-like, whose translation is MEAAVGQPQVPAAARPGPRAQPPEPVERRADSLQQKLKDEREAKRAHLDGRHDYLLDIIASCVNLDKGEDAILDGNQSIVDNMKNKHYDFLDHRKTDFDQDYEEFCRDINDLHDQLRRFMDITFESILNTERALSMLQKFERLQIPNLGIDEKYQKIFQNYGHDIESVCKTRHKKDPPLACNLPPVADKILWAHHLFHRIKEPMVTFQRHPAVLQTPDGKSIIRNYNKVAKVLVKFEVIYHRKWLQQVNQLILIKIFLKEKNKKWCYPWLVAACMVNLTYDDSQVRDELKNVVL